A genomic stretch from Lathyrus oleraceus cultivar Zhongwan6 chromosome 2, CAAS_Psat_ZW6_1.0, whole genome shotgun sequence includes:
- the LOC127123355 gene encoding uncharacterized protein LOC127123355, giving the protein MINKYLGRPDVAQPELEVTDNKICQVITANQVRKWPLKGKLVASKLSVKYAMLHKIGAANWVPTNHKSTVAVMLGKFIYAVGTKANFDYGSYIFYQTLKHAGSFSVKGPITFPSLICGIIFNQFPNILTENDSVKKRDSPLSFSHKLFLGTHVPDIVMTTGETSRVSNQPGKAAVIAMLKETCKELEARKMNLEKLISKLEMTEGDVLGEAAVPAEEAERYGEEGEADASPDDGTDDDADSESDD; this is encoded by the coding sequence ATGATCAACAAGTATTTGGGAAGGCCTGATGTAGCTCAACCTGAGCTCGAGGTGACTGACAACaaaatctgtcaagtcatcactgctaatCAAGTCAGGAAGTGGCCTCTCAAAGGAAAGTTGGTGGCCAGCAAACTGAGTGTCAAGTATGCAATGTTGCACAAGATTGGAGCTGCTAACTGGGTGCCCACCAATCATAAATCTACAGTTGCTGTAATGCTTGGAAAGTTTATATATGCTGTGGGAACCAAAGCCAATTTTGACTATGGATCCTATATTTTTTATCAAACTTTGAAGCATGCAGgaagcttcagtgtgaaggggcCTATAACTTTTCCTTCTCTCATATGTGGTATTATTTTCAATCAGTTTCCAAACATCTTAACAGAGAATGATTCTGTGAAGAAAAGAGACAGCCCTTTGTCCTTCAGTCATAAGTTGTTCCTAGGTACCCATGTgcctgacattgtcatgacaaCAGGTGAGACATCACGTGTAAGCAATCAACCAGGTAAAGCTGCTGTCATTGCAATGCTCAAAGAAACTTGCAAGGAGTTAGAGGCAAGGAAGATGAACTTGGAAAAATTGATTAGCAAGTTGGAGATGACTGAAGGTGATGTGCTTGGTGAAGCTGCTGTTCCTGCAGAAGAAGCTGAAAGATATGGTGAAGAGGGAGAAGCAGATGCCAGTCCTGATGATGGCACAGATGATGATGCTGACTCTGAGTCAGATGACTAG
- the LOC127123354 gene encoding uncharacterized protein LOC127123354 yields the protein MHFASKIFSMSQQSNSSSSKNVSDSSSSEPCNPNREDLKKLYQASPQQSLLRNEPEKVPENIESLGKNISDDVEQTDAHKESNADKPLDNVAGEEAHVTHDVSYNTNYEAETVDLEEFSDNELLSSVVPSIAKRVAVEGSFKRKVHGPTKSWSKGVPKKKKTKSVIVESDSDVPCYVPDTLSKKKPTTSKLAASVPEVPIDNISFHFASSVNRWKYVYQKRLALERELAQNVLECKDIMDLIQEAGLMKTVTQFSKCYEMLVKEFFVNVSEECADGKSKEFRKVYV from the exons ATGCATTTCGCCTCTAAGATATTCAGCATGTCTCAACAATCCAACTCATCTTCCTCCAAGAACGTGTCTGATTCCTCTAGCTCTGAACCATGCAACCCTAACAGagaagacctaaagaaactgTATCAGGCTTCTCCTCAGCAATCTCTCTTGAGGAATGAACCAGAGAAGGTTCCAG AAAACATTGAGTCTTTAGGAAAGAATATCTCTGATGATGTTGAGCAAACTGATGCTCATAAGGAGTCAAATGCTGATAAACCCTTAGATAATGTGGCTGGTGAGGAAGCTCATGTCACTCATGATGTCAGCTACAACACTAACTATGAGGCTGAAACAGTAGACCTGGAGGAATTTTCTGATAATGAGTTGTTGTCCTCAGTCGTCCCTAGCATAGCtaaaagg GTGGCAGTCGAGGGTTCCTTCAAGAGGAAAGTTCATGGTCCaacaaaatcttggagcaaaggGGTGCCCAAGAAAAAGAAGACCAAGTCTGTTATTGTTGAGTCTGACTCAGATGTTCCATGTTATGTCCCTGACACtctgtcaaagaagaagccaaccactagcaagcttgCAGCTAGTGTTCCTGAGGTACCAATTGACAACATATCTTTTCATTTTGCTTCAAGTGTAAACAGGTGGAAATATGTATATCAGAAGAGGCTGGCGTTGGAAAGGGAATTAGCTCAGAATGTCCTGGAATGTAAGGATATTATGGACCTTATTCAAGAGGCTGGTTTAATGAAAACTGTGACTCAGTTCTCAAAGTGCTATGAGATGTTGGTAAAGGAATTTTTTGTCAATGTGTCTGAAGAATGTGCTGATGGGAAGTCTAAGGAATTCAGGAAAGTGTATGTGTGA